One Ignavibacteria bacterium genomic window, CGAGTGCAATCCCAACAGAAACATCCTGTAAAATTTGAAAGAAGTATATTGGATGCCTGAGGAATCTGAACAGTCCAGTTTGAACAATACGATGCTTCCTCAAAATCAAAATATCCTGCGTATTCAATTCTTTCATTTCTTTGAAGCTCCAAATTTGCAGCCAGCTTGAGACTACATAAATTATTAAAAAAACTATTCTGATTTGATCGAAACTCCTGCCAGTGAAATCAGTAATTCCAATTCCAAATATTCCAAGTATTACGGATACAAAGATGAATGTAGAAATTAGTTTCGGAAAAAATTGGAGATATGTTTTTGGTTTATCTTTACTTCCGCCAAGTGCCGACTTGAAACTTTTTGTGACTGAAGTAAAACTTGCAGATAGTGTAAGTGCTATATTAAGCACTAAAACCAAATTTATTAGATAATTTACATTCATAAGCAAAAATAAAGAACCTCATAAAAATATTTAAGCAAATTTTATAATTTGCCCAAAATAAATTATATTTGTCTGTTGATAATTAGGTTACAACGTAGAAAGATTAAACCTAATTTTAGATTTTCTTGTCAAAAGAGAAAAACGAAATAATCAATACAATGGAGCTAAACAAATGAAAAAAATAGTTTTCTCATCTCTTGCTGCTTTAATAATCGGTCTAGTATTTTTTACTATCGGGTGCCAAGAAAAAATGGAAGTTAATTCTCCATTCTCTGAAAAATATGCATCCCCGGACTATGCAGTGTTTGATTTTGAAGATTCGATGGATGGACTTGTTGATGCCTCTGTCGATATTCCAATGAGCTATTCCGATCCATTTGATAAGGGGAAAGATTTTCGCAAAGACTGGTCGCCAGGCAAAAGCGGCAGACATTTATTTTACATTTTGAAAAAACTTAATCTCAGCGATGATCAGCTGCTTCAAGTAAAGAATTATTTGATTGCTCATAAAGAATGTGTAACCGAACCGCATCGTGCATTTAAAGCCGCAGTCGCTCCATATATCCATGCGGCGAATGAAAAGCGCCGAGAGATTTTGGCAAAAGTAAAAAGCGGTGAAATTACGCGTGAACAAGCGAAAGGGCTTATAAAACAATTGAACATTAGGACGAAAGAATTAATTCAAGCCGATCCCGATGTTCAAGCAGCACAAGCTGCAATTTGCAGATGCAAGATAACTTTACTGAATAACATTGGCTCAATTCTTACCGAAC contains:
- a CDS encoding isoprenylcysteine carboxylmethyltransferase family protein → MNVNYLINLVLVLNIALTLSASFTSVTKSFKSALGGSKDKPKTYLQFFPKLISTFIFVSVILGIFGIGITDFTGRSFDQIRIVFLIIYVVSSWLQIWSFKEMKELNTQDILILRKHRIVQTGLFRFLRHPIYFFQILQDVSVGIALASWLVFPLTILFEIPLLILRANFEEKLLIKHLPAEYPDYKNRVRKWLPIPKNVKADR